The genome window ACTTCGCCCCACCGCCGGGCTTCGTCGATGGAATCGAGCGGTGGCGTCCCGTCCGTGATCCGCCCATTCATCATGTCAAGCTGATGGGCAAACTCGTGCAGCACCAGATTCCGCCCGGGGCTCTCCATCCGTCCCCCGGCGCGGGCATCGAGCCACGACAGCACCACCGGGCCGCGCCACCAAGCCTCCCCCAGCCGCGCCTCTTTCCCCTCCAGCACGACGCCAGCCCGGGTGATCTCGACCCCGTTGGCGACGTAGCCGCTCGGATAAAGGAGGATCGACAGCACGTGGTCGAAGTGAAAATCTTCGGGCCAGCCGACGACGAGCAGACACGCCTGCGCCGCGATGACGACCTTCATCTCCTCCGTCAGCTCGAGGCCGCGGCACCCTTCCCAGTTCTTCTCGGCGACAAAGACACGGATCAGCCGCCGGATCTTGGGCTGGAGCTCGGCCGGAAGGCTCGCGACATGCCGCACGCCGCGCTCCAGCATCCCCTCCCACTCTGCCGGAAACGGCTTGGAAAGGATCGCGGCGCGACGTCGATTTCGGAACCAGCTGAGGAACATGGTGTCAGGCAACGGTAGCAGTCGAGAGAACCGCGGCAACGGCCGGAACGGAATCAATCCCGCGGATTCCAGAATCGTCCCTCGTCGCCCCCCCTGCGGCTCGCGCAGGACTCACCGCCGCAGTTTGACAGACTCGACGGCGGTCTGTGGAATCCAACCCATCGGCCGTTTCCGTCCCGCCCGGTGATCCCCCATTGAGTACCTCTGCCTCCGTGCCTGCGCCGAACGCAGCTCCGGCCCATCCTGATTCGACGGCCGCCGCCGGGGCTCCCGCGCCCTGGTGGACCGACTACGTCCTGTGCGCCCTTCTCGCCCTGTCGATCGTCCTCGTCTTCGGACAGGCCGCCGGTTTCGATTTCGTCAACTTTGACGATCACCTGTACCTCGACAAGCATGACCACGTCCGCGGGGGACCGACGGGCGAAAACCTGCTGTGGGGCCTGACGACGCTGCACCTCTCCAACTGGCATCCCCTGACGTGGTGGTCGTGGCAGTTCGACACGCTCGTCTGGGGCTACGGCCCCCGCGGCTTCCACATCACGAACGTCCTGCTGCACGTTCTAAATACGCTCCTCGTCTACCGCCTCGCCCGGCAATGGACCGAGAATCGAGCGAACGCCTTCCTCCTCGCGCTCGTGTTTGCGGTCCATCCGCTCCGCTGGGAGTCGGTCGGCTGGATCTCCGAGCGGAAAGGACTCCTGAGCAGCCTGTTCGCCCTGCTGGCGATCGATCGCTACCACGCGTACGTCCGGTCCCCCGGACTGGCGAGGATGGCAATCGTCGCGCTGTGCCTCACGCTGAGCCTGATGTCAAAGGCCATGGCGGTCACGCTGCCTTTTGTCCTGCTGCTGCTCGACTGGTATCCGTACCGCCGCTGGAAGTCCGCTTCCGATCTGCCGCGTCTCATCGCCGAGAAGTGGGCTCTCTGGCTGCTGGTGATTGCTTCCTGCGTCGTCACCTACATCGCCCAGAAGGCGGGCGGATCGGTGCGAACACTGGAAGAGGTCCCGGTCGCTCAGCGGTTTGCCAATGTCGGCTGGGCCTACATGACGTATGTGGTCCAGACGCTCTGGCCGGCGAACCTGTGCGCCTACTATCCAATGGGCCGCCCCCGGCCCATGGAGCAGTACGCTCTGGCCTTCGCGCTCCTGCTCGGGCTGACAGTCGGGGCGGTCCTGATCCGGCGGCGGCTTCCCGCGGTGACAGCCGGCTGGCTGATCTTTCTCGGGACGCTCGTCCCCGTGATCGGTCTCGTCCAGGTCGGCGTCGCTGCGCACGCCGACCGCTACACGTATCTCCCGGGCATCGCGCTTCTGATTACCCTGGGGACCCTGGTCGTTAAAGGGATGGAGCATCGGTTGCCTCAACGGGGCCGGCGTTTCCTGGCCGCCGTTGTCGTGGTCGTCCTGGGAATCGTCAGCCTTCGCCAGGGGGGGACATGGGCCGACGGGCGAACGCTCTGGACGCAGGCCGCCGCCGCCTCGCCGTGCGAATCGAATTCGTGGCAGCTCGGCGCGTTTGAGATGCGGGCCCGCCGTTACGACGCCGCCGCGGCGGCCTTCGAACAGGCGTGCCGGCATCTCCCCGAAGCGGCCGACCTGTGGGCGATCCTGGCGACCGCCTATGACAACGCCCAGCGTGGGGACGAGGCCGAGGAGGCTGCCCGCCACTCCTTGTCGCTCACGAAATTCGTCACGCCCGACTCCCGTGCGCGATGCGAGCTCGTCCTGGGTAAGGCGGCCGAACGCCGCGGAGCGAGGGACGAAGCGGCCAAGCGGTACATCGCGGGGCTGGATCAGGCGAAAGAGATCGACATTGCTGGCGAGCTCGCCTCGCGTCTCGTGCGGGTTGGCGGGGCGGAGCAGGCGATCCCGTACCTGCAGAGCCTTTGTCTGGCGCTCCCCGGAAGTTCCGAGTTCCGGGGGAACCTTGCGAATGCGTACGCGGAGCTTGGCAACTGGGCCTTCGCGGCGGCCGCCTTCGAGGACGCGGTGAAGCTGAGTCCTGATGATCCCAAGATGCGCAGCCGGTGGGTTACGGCGCTGCTGGCGTCGGGGAACAAGGAGCGGGCGCGGGAGGAAGCGCTGAGGGTGGTTGAGCTGGATCCGAAGTGGCCGAACGCGGCGCTCCGGGCAGCGAGTCAGATGACGGCGCAGCAGGTCTCGCGCTCCAAGCTGGAGGAGGGGTACTGGCTGGCTGGCGCGGTGGCGCTCGTGTTTGAGGCGCCGCCGGCGGAGGCGTTGGGGGCGATGGCCAATGGCGCGGCGGGGCTGGGCCGTCTTGACGAAGCGGATGCCCTGGCCAAGCAGGCCGCTGAGACCGCGAGAGCCAATGGCCAGACGGATCTGGCTGATGCTATTGAAGAGCGCCGGGCCCAGCTTCGAACTGGAGGAGAGGCAGGGCCGGGGCGTGAACCGCCGATGTGACCGCGCCATGCCGCCACCTCATCGGGGTCCAGGGGCACCCTGGTGGGGAGTGCAGAGGGGCAACGCCCCTTTGCCCGCCGGAGGCCCTCTCGTCGAGAGATGTCTGAAGGAGCACGTGTCCAAGCGCGGCCGCCGTGTCGGATGCCCCCTCACCAACCCGTGGAGATTTCAACGCGAGCGGTGTTGTGTGAGGGAGTCCTCATAGCTGGTCCCACAAAACGGTCGTCCGTTGTTTACCAAGGTTCCTCATGGAAGTGCCTCCGGCGGCAAGGGGGTGCCCCCTTGACCCCAGTGGCCGTGGCACGTTGGGTTTGAGCTGGCGAAGTCTTGCCGGCGAGAACGTGGCTCGAGTCCGCGGCGCAAGCCAGCCCGGTCGACATGACATCGACCGACGACAACATTCCACCAGTCGAATATCGTAAGGCATGGCTGCTCGTCCCCCCCGACCACCGGTTCCGCTCCTCTCCGTTCCGCGTCCCGTCCGCGGTCTGCTGACCGTCGTCCTCGGGCTGATCGGCACCTGGCTGGCCGCCGTGACAATCTTCGAGAGCAGCCAGCTCGCCGCCGCCTACGTCCCACCCCGCATGTACGCCGGCTTCGTTCAGACGCTCGGCGGCAAACTCGACCTCCAGAACGGCCAGGTCGTCGGAGCGCGGCTCCCGCTGGCGCCAATCCTCCTCCCGCTGGCGGTCCTGACCGGCATCACCTGGGTCGGCGGCGCCTTGGTCGTCAGCCGCCGGCGGCGGATCGACCTCGTCGACGCCATGAGCGCGTGGGGCTCCGCCGGATGGTCATGGTGGTTCCTGCCGGGAGCCTGGGCCCTCGGCGTGACACTGACAGGCGGCGGAAGCAGCAGCCTCGGCGTCACGCTCCAAGCCCTCTCGGAATTCGCCCTGTCGATCGCCGCCGCTGGCTGGATCGCCACCTGGACCTGGCTCGTGACCGTCCCGGCTCCATCGCCTGCGGACTCCGACGTGGCCGCCACGGACGCCGCCAATCATCGACGGTTCTCCCGGATCGTCCTGATCGGAATGGCGATCTACGTCGTCGTGTTCACCGCGATGAACTGGGGACTGTGGTTCAACATGCGGATTCCCCACGGGGATTCGGCGATGTACGAGGAGCACCTGTGGAATCTCCTCCACGGCAAGGGCTTTCGCAGCTACCTCGATCCGGGGCTGTTCCTGGGCGAACATATCCAGGTCATCCACCTGTTCCTGATCCCCGTCTACGTTCTCTGGCCGTCGCACCTCCTGATGGAGCTGTGCGAGTCGCTGGCCCTCGCTTCGGGAGCCTGGTTCGTCTTCCGGATGGCGGAGCAGCACGCCCGCAGCTCCCGCATCGGAGCGGGCCTCGCCCTCTGCTATCTGCTCTACGCCCCGATGCACTTTCTGGACATCGAGATCGACCTCAAGACCTTCCGCCCCGAGGCGTTCGGAATCCCGCTCCTGCTCTGGACGCTGTGGAAGGTCGACCAGCAGAAATGGAAGTCCGCCGCCGTCGGCCTCGTGCTGACGCTGCTCGTGAAAGAGGACTATCCGCTCGTCTTCGCGCCGCTCGGCGTCTGGATCGCGCTGTGGGGAAATCCCGGGGAGCGTCCCGACGGCACCAAGCCCTCGCGACGTTTCCTGTGGTGGTTTGGCGGGGCCGTGACGGTCCTGTCGGTCGCCTACCTGCTTGTCACGGTCAAGTTCGTGATTCCGTGGTTCAAGGGGCAGCAGGTCCACTACGCCAGCTACTTCGCCAAGTTCGGCAAGACAACGGGTGAAGTCATGCTGAACATGCTGATCCGCCCGGACATCCTCTGGTCCGAGATCGTCCAGCCGCGATCGTTTATCTACGCCGCGCACCTGCTGGTCCCGATGGGGATGCTGTGCCTCTTCGCGCCGACGCGTCTGCTCGTTGCCGTGCCGACCTTCATGCTCCTCTGCCTGAACGAACTCGCCCAACAGCCCCCGGCCCCGGTCCATCACTTCCACGCCCCGATCATCCCGGTCCTGTTCTGGGCGGCCGCCGGAGGGCTCGGCTGGATGTCACGGCCGTCCTGGCTGTCACCCTACATCACAAAGTTCCACGTCCTCGGAACGGGTGTCAGCCCCGCGCCCACCGAACGGGAACGGGGCGAAGCGCTCGCCGTCTTTGCCGTCGCTTGTGCCGGGCTGACCGGCGCGGTCGTCGGCTTCTCGCCGCTGAGCCTCAAGTTCTGGGAGCCGGGCCAGCCGCACTACTGGCGGTCGCTGTATCTCCCGGGAGAGCGTCCGAAGGAGTTCGCCAAGATCGCCGACCTCATTCCGCGAACCGCCCGCGTCGCCTCGACCGACTTCGTCCACCCGCGGTACACGCATCACGAGCGATCGTACGACTACAGTAACTACATCCGCGCGGTGGCGGGCTTCACGACCTCCGTCCCGCCGGACACGGAGTACATCGTCATCGACACGCAGCACCCCTACAGCGAGATCCGCTCCCCGGCCGACGTCCGCGAACTCAAGGACGCGCCCGATGAGTGGGAGCTGCTGCCGGACACGACCGATGGTTACTTCATCGTCCTGAGGAAAAAGAACGTAGCCGCAAAGGAGCGGTGAATCCGCGTCTGCGGACACGCGCGATGTTCGAGCCATCGCGGTCCGACATGCTGGCGAAGCTCCTCCCCGTATCCGACCATGTCACCGACCTTTCTCTCCCCTCTCATCGACCTCGCTCGCCAGCCCGCCCCATGCTGCAGCCACTCATGACCATCGAAGAGTTCCTCGAAAAACGCCCGGATCTCCCCGAGTCCGGACAGTGGACCGAACTCCGCGACGGCGCCCCCGTCAGCTTCGATCCCCCAGGCGTCGACCACGGAACCGTCATCCTCAATCTGTCGAAACTCCTCTCCGAATACGTCCACCAGTCCGATCAGGGCTACGCCGCGTTCGACGTCGGAGTCGTTCTCCACCGCAGCCCCGACTTCGTTGTCTTCCCCTCCGTCAGCTACTTCCTCGAAGGACCGCGCTTCGCTGAGTCCGACAACGCCGTCGCCACCCGCCCCCCCGCTTTCGTCGTCGAAATTCTCTCCACGCCGGACCGGCAACGGGAATTTGCCGCGCGTGCCGGCCGCTACCTGGAGGCTGGAATTCCACTCGTCTGGGGAATCGTCCCCACCAACCAGACGGTCGACGTTCTGACACAAACCGGCCCTGCCCGTCGAGCCCTGCGGACCGATCACCTGACCGCCGATCCGGTCCTGCCGGAATTTGGTGTCACCGTCGCGTCGCTCTTTGTGGAGCCCGACTGGTATTCCCGCCCCGCCCCCCGGAAAGAGTGACGAGACACGCAGGGCCGAGGGACAGGATCAGTCGTCAGCCGGCTCGCCGGACTGGACCACCGCCTCGACCGATTGGCCGGTCGTGCAGGCGACGAACATCTCGACGATCGCCGCCGCCGACTCCTCCGGCCGCCCCCGCAGCACCATGTGTCCCATCGGAAACACCCGTCGAACGAACTCCGGACACTGCGGCGCATGCCGCTCGACGATCTTCTCCATGGCCCGCGAATTCCAAGGCGGAACGAGCAAATCAAATCGCCCGGACAGGCTCAGCACCGGAACGGCCAGTTTCTTAAGTTCCTCGCGGTAGTCGATGACCAGGGTCTGGCGAACCCGGTCGGCAAACACCTGGGGAGGCATCGTCTCGACCACCACGCCGATCGCGTTCTGGATGCCGATCGACTTCTCCCAGTGAAAAACCCGGTTCGCCCAGCGGAGAATCGGGAACGCGGTATGAACGAGAGGGCCGATCAGGTGCCGGGACACCTTCGGAATCCACGGATGAGGAGAGCGGGCGAACCCGACCGCCAGGATCAGCCCCATCAGGTTCCCGTGCTTCTCGGCTGCCAGTCGGATCGCCAGCGGCCCGGCAAACGAGTGTCCCAGCAGCAGATACGGCTCGTCCGGGGGAAGCGAGCCGCGGGTGAACTGCGTCAGTTCGTCATAGGTGAGCGGAACATCCTGCGGATAGCACAGGACTTTCGTCGTCAGCGTCTGGGGAAGACACGCCCGGAGCGGTTCGAAGATGGTCTGGCATCCATCGAGGCCAGGCAACATCACCAGCGTCGGGTTTCGAGCGCCGGAGTATTCGTGGACCATGATTCACCGGGAGCGCGGGCACAACCCCGCCGGATCCCAGCGGCCGAAGCAGACGCCAGGGACTTGCGAGCGCATTCCGGCAGAAACCGCCCGGTTCGTCAATCGGTCAGGCCGCCGGAAGGGGCCTTTCCCGGGTGGCGGTCTTGTCGCCAAAACCCCCGGACGCGATGATTGTTTCAACGGGCACCGTTCCGTTTGTGCTCCGATGCGTGAGGCGTTTATGAAGATTCGATGGCCTTCCCTCCGTTCGTTCCTCCGCTCCGCCACCGTGGCTCTCGCCCTGGTCGCGGTCAGCGTCGCCCTCGCCTGCCCGTTCTGCAGCGCCCCGAGCCTGACGCTCAGCCAGCAGCTCCAGCAGTCCGACACCGCCGTCCTCGTCCAGTGGGCCGGCGGCGACCGGGCCAGCCGTGAAGAGGGCTCGGTCGGCAACACCGTCTACGAAATCGTGAAAGTCGTTCACGACTCCTCCGGCGCCGCCAAGAAGGGGGAGCGGATCGTCCTCGACCGCTACCGTGACGGGAAGTCAGGGGACCTCTTCCTGCTGTTCGGCAGCAAGGGGGCCATGATCGAGTGGGGGAGCCCGATCGAAATCACGGAAACCGGCTTCAACTACGTCGCCCAGTCCCCGTCGAAGGAAGTGAAGCCGGCCGAGCGGCTCGAGTACTTCTCGAAGTTCCTCGAGTTCCCGGACCAGATGATCTCGGACGACGCGTACGGTGAGTTCGCCAACGCGGACTACAAGGACATCGCCTCGATCGCCAAGCACTTCGACCCCGCCAAGATCCGCTCCTGGCTGGCGAGCGACAAGACGAACCCGACCCGCCTCGGCCTCTACGGCCTGCTCCTCGGCCTCAGCGGCGGCGAGCAGGATGGCGAGTTCCTCAAGAACAAGATCCTGGAAAAGGTGGACGGCTACCGCCTCGGGATCGACGGAATGATTTCCGGCTACCTCGTCCTCGCCGGCGACAAGGGCTTGGAAGTCGTCGAGAACTCCAAGCTCAAAGACAAGACCTGCACGTTCTCGGAAACCTACGCCGCGATGCAGGCGATCCGCTTCATGTGGACCTACGGCGACAACCGCATCAGCCAGGAACGGCTGCGGGCCGCCATGCGGACGCTCCTCGACCGCCCTGAACTCGCCGACCTCGTGATCACCGACCTCGGCCGCTGGAACGACTGGTCGGTCGAGGACAAGCTGATGGAGCTCTACGGAAACGAGAGCTACGACATCCCCTCCATCAAGCGGGCGATCGTCCGGTTCTACCTCGTCGCCGAGTCGACGAAGCCGAAGGATCCGAAGGCGGAAGTTCCGGCCCACGTCACGAAGGCCAAGGCCCACCTCGCGACCCTCCGCAAAGACGACCCCGAAACCGTGAAGGCGGCCGAGGAGTTCTTCTTCCTCAACTTCTGATATTGTTCGCCCAGCGGACGGCCCCCCCGAGCGGCCCTCCGCCGCGGCAACGATCTCCCGAGCGACGCTCCTATTGTGAGGCCGTCCTCCTGCCCACGATCGCCCGAGTTCGCTCGGGCGATTTTCGTTTGGCATGAGCTACCGCGACCGACTCGACGCCGCTGTCCGCACCAAGAAGACCCCTGCCCTCGTGGGTCTCGATCCCCGGCTCTCCCAGATTCCGCAGGAGATCCAGGAGCGAGCCCGCCGCCGGGCCCTCAGTGCGTCCGAAGTGACGGCTCTCGCCTACGAAGAGTTCTGCTGCAGGATCATCGACGTCGTCGCCCCCCTGGTCCCGGCGGTCAAGCCGCAGGCCGCCTTCTTCGAGGAAGCGGGCCCGGCCGGGACCGTCGCCCTCTGGCGGGTCACTCAGTACGCCCGCGCGGCGGGACTGATCGTGATCATGGACGCCAAGCGGGGGGACATCGGCACAACCGCGGAAGGTTACGCGCGGGCCTACCTCGCGGGAGCCGATGTCGCCGCGGCGCCGTGGGGAGCGGACGCCCTGACCGTCAACGCCTACCTCGGACCGGACACGCTGGAGCCGTTCGTCAAAGTGGCGAGCGAGCGCGAGGCCGGAATCTACGTCCTCGTCCGTACGAGCAACCCCGGCTCGGCCGGCTTTCAGTCCCGCCCGGGCGACGCCGTCCCGATCTACCGCAGCGTGGCGGAACTCGTTGAGACCCTGGCCGCCCGTACCGGCGGTGCCGTCGGGGCGGTCGTCGGCGCGACCTATCCGGAAGAACTCGTCGAACTCCGCGGCGTGATGCCGAGTGCCCCACTTCTCGTCCCCGGCTACGGCGCCCAGGGGGGAAGCTCGGCCGACACCGCCGCCGCCTTCCACTCGACCGGCCTCGGCGCCCTCGTCAACAGTTCCCGCGGGATCATCTTCGCGTTCGAGAAGAACCGGACGCCCAGGTGGGAAGACGCCGTCGAGGCGGCGACGAAGGCGATGATCGCCGACCTGGCGGCCCACACCCCAGCCGGAACTCTGACGAAATCGTGAGCCGCCCCTGCCGTCACGACCGTCATGGTCGGCGCGATCGGCAAACTCGACGGGACGTTCCTCCGTGTCGGTGAGGCGAAATGAAAACGCTGCCGACGGCGGCGGTTGTGAAAACCTAAGCTGAAGCGATCCCCCCGCCCCTGTTGCCCTCCGGCAACACGCCTTCAGCGGTGCCGCGCATGAGTTCCGTCCTCCCTCCCTCGCCGACCCGGCCTCAGTCGCCTTATGTTGGAGGCATGACGACAGAGCAGGAAGACGATCAGGTCCCGGTTCTTGAAGACCGGACTCCGGACTGGTTCCGGATGCGTCCGAGCGGACTCGCGCTCGTCTGCGCCCTGTGCGTCGTCTTCTTCATCATCAACCAGTACACGCTGTTCCCGCAGTTCCGGCTGTGGCACAACGACCTGTGGGGGCACATCGCCTACGGCCGCTGGATCGTCGAACACAAGGCGCTCCCGGAGACCGAGCCGCTGATGCCGCTCGCCCG of Planctomyces sp. SH-PL14 contains these proteins:
- the pyrF gene encoding orotidine-5'-phosphate decarboxylase, with the protein product MSYRDRLDAAVRTKKTPALVGLDPRLSQIPQEIQERARRRALSASEVTALAYEEFCCRIIDVVAPLVPAVKPQAAFFEEAGPAGTVALWRVTQYARAAGLIVIMDAKRGDIGTTAEGYARAYLAGADVAAAPWGADALTVNAYLGPDTLEPFVKVASEREAGIYVLVRTSNPGSAGFQSRPGDAVPIYRSVAELVETLAARTGGAVGAVVGATYPEELVELRGVMPSAPLLVPGYGAQGGSSADTAAAFHSTGLGALVNSSRGIIFAFEKNRTPRWEDAVEAATKAMIADLAAHTPAGTLTKS
- a CDS encoding Uma2 family endonuclease, which translates into the protein MLQPLMTIEEFLEKRPDLPESGQWTELRDGAPVSFDPPGVDHGTVILNLSKLLSEYVHQSDQGYAAFDVGVVLHRSPDFVVFPSVSYFLEGPRFAESDNAVATRPPAFVVEILSTPDRQREFAARAGRYLEAGIPLVWGIVPTNQTVDVLTQTGPARRALRTDHLTADPVLPEFGVTVASLFVEPDWYSRPAPRKE
- a CDS encoding tetratricopeptide repeat protein → MPAPNAAPAHPDSTAAAGAPAPWWTDYVLCALLALSIVLVFGQAAGFDFVNFDDHLYLDKHDHVRGGPTGENLLWGLTTLHLSNWHPLTWWSWQFDTLVWGYGPRGFHITNVLLHVLNTLLVYRLARQWTENRANAFLLALVFAVHPLRWESVGWISERKGLLSSLFALLAIDRYHAYVRSPGLARMAIVALCLTLSLMSKAMAVTLPFVLLLLDWYPYRRWKSASDLPRLIAEKWALWLLVIASCVVTYIAQKAGGSVRTLEEVPVAQRFANVGWAYMTYVVQTLWPANLCAYYPMGRPRPMEQYALAFALLLGLTVGAVLIRRRLPAVTAGWLIFLGTLVPVIGLVQVGVAAHADRYTYLPGIALLITLGTLVVKGMEHRLPQRGRRFLAAVVVVVLGIVSLRQGGTWADGRTLWTQAAAASPCESNSWQLGAFEMRARRYDAAAAAFEQACRHLPEAADLWAILATAYDNAQRGDEAEEAARHSLSLTKFVTPDSRARCELVLGKAAERRGARDEAAKRYIAGLDQAKEIDIAGELASRLVRVGGAEQAIPYLQSLCLALPGSSEFRGNLANAYAELGNWAFAAAAFEDAVKLSPDDPKMRSRWVTALLASGNKERAREEALRVVELDPKWPNAALRAASQMTAQQVSRSKLEEGYWLAGAVALVFEAPPAEALGAMANGAAGLGRLDEADALAKQAAETARANGQTDLADAIEERRAQLRTGGEAGPGREPPM
- a CDS encoding zinc-dependent peptidase, with amino-acid sequence MPDTMFLSWFRNRRRAAILSKPFPAEWEGMLERGVRHVASLPAELQPKIRRLIRVFVAEKNWEGCRGLELTEEMKVVIAAQACLLVVGWPEDFHFDHVLSILLYPSGYVANGVEITRAGVVLEGKEARLGEAWWRGPVVLSWLDARAGGRMESPGRNLVLHEFAHQLDMMNGRITDGTPPLDSIDEARRWGEVMEPEFQRLVERSSHGIPTLLDWYGAKNRAEFFAVSTETFFERPRLFRRHHPAIYGLFRDYYRQDPAEERDVVTWDGD
- a CDS encoding DUF2079 domain-containing protein, with translation MAARPPRPPVPLLSVPRPVRGLLTVVLGLIGTWLAAVTIFESSQLAAAYVPPRMYAGFVQTLGGKLDLQNGQVVGARLPLAPILLPLAVLTGITWVGGALVVSRRRRIDLVDAMSAWGSAGWSWWFLPGAWALGVTLTGGGSSSLGVTLQALSEFALSIAAAGWIATWTWLVTVPAPSPADSDVAATDAANHRRFSRIVLIGMAIYVVVFTAMNWGLWFNMRIPHGDSAMYEEHLWNLLHGKGFRSYLDPGLFLGEHIQVIHLFLIPVYVLWPSHLLMELCESLALASGAWFVFRMAEQHARSSRIGAGLALCYLLYAPMHFLDIEIDLKTFRPEAFGIPLLLWTLWKVDQQKWKSAAVGLVLTLLVKEDYPLVFAPLGVWIALWGNPGERPDGTKPSRRFLWWFGGAVTVLSVAYLLVTVKFVIPWFKGQQVHYASYFAKFGKTTGEVMLNMLIRPDILWSEIVQPRSFIYAAHLLVPMGMLCLFAPTRLLVAVPTFMLLCLNELAQQPPAPVHHFHAPIIPVLFWAAAGGLGWMSRPSWLSPYITKFHVLGTGVSPAPTERERGEALAVFAVACAGLTGAVVGFSPLSLKFWEPGQPHYWRSLYLPGERPKEFAKIADLIPRTARVASTDFVHPRYTHHERSYDYSNYIRAVAGFTTSVPPDTEYIVIDTQHPYSEIRSPADVRELKDAPDEWELLPDTTDGYFIVLRKKNVAAKER
- a CDS encoding alpha/beta fold hydrolase encodes the protein MVHEYSGARNPTLVMLPGLDGCQTIFEPLRACLPQTLTTKVLCYPQDVPLTYDELTQFTRGSLPPDEPYLLLGHSFAGPLAIRLAAEKHGNLMGLILAVGFARSPHPWIPKVSRHLIGPLVHTAFPILRWANRVFHWEKSIGIQNAIGVVVETMPPQVFADRVRQTLVIDYREELKKLAVPVLSLSGRFDLLVPPWNSRAMEKIVERHAPQCPEFVRRVFPMGHMVLRGRPEESAAAIVEMFVACTTGQSVEAVVQSGEPADD